In Arthrobacter alpinus, a single window of DNA contains:
- a CDS encoding glycosyltransferase 87 family protein → MSTDTFFAALARFRDALLPARTQTWLRTPRGMWTIFGAVHVMFLLLAGLLSLRGEAFSDTFIYRIWASVDFNEALVTGPSPWVYPILALIPMAIAYIFGSGPFLFIWVLMIAALNTLAVGKLTRWGKKREAIPAALWWTGFTALMAWLGFARVDGLTAPVVLIALSIGVASPFLTSFILSVATWTKVWPAAVVLALFTVVRQRVQVVLAGVLVTALVVGMALSMNALPKLLNFLLEQGDRGMQLEATFTTPWLWMSVLGLGGARMYMNQDINSMQVDGPGSEIMSVLMQPLLVAAALLVAGLVFWALHTGKRNGGADRTALLLFGALALVTAFVVFNKVGSPQFMVWLAPAVAVGLSYQWKAWRVPATMLIGVAILTFMVYPLFYDALSHNNALMAGVLTMRNLLLVVLFVWSVRQLFLMGRNPGLIPRHDHPKNDAVPASAGTPAIAGEESGSAASTSAADSLTKES, encoded by the coding sequence ATCTCCACGGATACGTTTTTTGCCGCCCTTGCCCGATTCCGGGACGCGCTTCTGCCCGCCCGGACCCAAACCTGGCTGAGAACTCCACGCGGCATGTGGACCATCTTTGGTGCTGTACATGTGATGTTCCTCTTACTGGCGGGGCTGCTGTCACTGCGCGGCGAGGCGTTTAGCGACACCTTTATCTACCGCATTTGGGCATCCGTGGACTTCAACGAAGCCCTCGTGACCGGTCCCAGCCCGTGGGTCTACCCAATACTGGCCTTGATTCCCATGGCCATTGCCTACATCTTTGGCAGCGGGCCGTTCCTGTTCATCTGGGTCCTGATGATCGCCGCACTGAACACGTTGGCCGTGGGAAAACTCACGCGCTGGGGCAAAAAGCGCGAGGCCATTCCGGCCGCCCTGTGGTGGACCGGGTTCACAGCCCTGATGGCGTGGCTGGGCTTTGCCCGTGTTGACGGATTGACGGCGCCGGTCGTCCTGATCGCACTGTCGATCGGTGTGGCGAGCCCGTTCCTGACATCGTTCATTCTCAGTGTGGCCACGTGGACCAAAGTCTGGCCGGCCGCCGTCGTCCTTGCCTTGTTCACAGTAGTCCGGCAGCGAGTGCAGGTGGTGTTGGCCGGTGTGCTGGTGACCGCACTGGTGGTGGGCATGGCGCTAAGCATGAATGCCCTGCCGAAGCTGCTGAATTTCCTGTTGGAACAAGGCGATCGCGGCATGCAGCTCGAGGCCACCTTCACCACGCCATGGCTGTGGATGAGCGTGTTGGGCTTGGGCGGTGCGCGCATGTACATGAATCAGGACATCAACTCCATGCAGGTGGACGGCCCCGGTTCCGAGATCATGAGCGTGCTCATGCAGCCGCTGCTTGTTGCCGCCGCGCTGCTCGTTGCCGGGCTGGTTTTCTGGGCCCTGCACACCGGAAAGCGCAATGGCGGGGCCGATCGCACCGCGCTCCTGCTCTTTGGTGCACTCGCGCTCGTGACCGCCTTTGTGGTCTTCAACAAGGTGGGTTCGCCGCAGTTCATGGTGTGGCTGGCTCCCGCCGTCGCAGTCGGCCTGTCCTACCAGTGGAAGGCGTGGCGCGTCCCGGCCACCATGCTCATTGGCGTGGCCATCCTGACGTTCATGGTTTACCCGCTCTTCTACGATGCCTTGTCCCACAACAACGCGCTCATGGCTGGTGTGCTGACAATGCGCAACCTGCTCCTGGTGGTCTTGTTCGTGTGGAGCGTGCGCCAGCTGTTCCTGATGGGCCGCAACCCTGGCCTGATCCCCCGACATGATCACCCCAAGAACGACGCCGTACCCGCCTCGGCGGGCACCCCGGCTATCGCCGGGGAAGAGTCCGGCAGTGCCGCCTCAACCTCGGCTGCTGATTCCCTGACCAAGGAGTCCTAA
- the mptB gene encoding polyprenol phosphomannose-dependent alpha 1,6 mannosyltransferase MptB produces the protein MTSTRVAQPEVKTKVLSKLPFRTGTAASAVWQGFAGSVMLLLGSLGVGWLASSSVLIRNPLFIVARTTPVAVIVATVLLCLGAALMLRGWLRLRQHLVSWDESSAPVLKKALILWVAPMMFALPLFSRDSYAYIGQGRLMQQGLNPYTDGISALNNYFSLGPDTLWTEAPTPYGPLWLWLEHFAVLLPASSPEIALIPFRLACLAGVVLLAIYIPKLAARHGFNPHRALWLVVLNPVVLINFVASVHNDSLMLGLVVAGLYYASSKRAILGILLVTASIAIKPITLIALPFVGLLWAGSQAGWVRKFGIWAATLGISTAVMGIMGAINGLGFGWLAALQTPGTVWIWYAPIGLFSNIVGFVVTLLGGGGASVTDVIQGIGQVASILIVMVLAFWKINLPSSASADAGLTANAGSAFTNPEAHGESQRYSQAVLRRMTWAFAAVVLMAPMIQPWYMLWLVAFFAVTGVKEGWQLRTVLYLTAFFTLIALTDQLSVFPWIPVVLVRSVAIGVGVLSILYVMFWDKKTRGLFVPSREPARSTTA, from the coding sequence TTGACAAGCACGCGTGTTGCCCAGCCGGAGGTGAAGACAAAGGTGTTGAGTAAGCTGCCTTTTCGCACTGGGACCGCGGCATCAGCAGTTTGGCAGGGATTTGCCGGTTCTGTGATGTTGCTGTTGGGCTCACTGGGTGTTGGATGGCTCGCCAGCAGTTCTGTCCTGATCCGCAATCCACTCTTTATTGTGGCCAGAACCACGCCGGTGGCCGTCATTGTCGCCACGGTTTTGTTGTGCCTTGGTGCTGCTTTGATGCTGCGTGGTTGGCTGCGGTTGCGCCAACACTTGGTGTCGTGGGATGAATCTTCTGCTCCGGTCTTGAAGAAGGCCCTGATTTTGTGGGTTGCGCCCATGATGTTCGCGCTGCCGCTCTTCAGCCGGGACTCCTACGCCTATATTGGCCAGGGCCGCCTCATGCAGCAGGGGCTGAATCCTTATACCGACGGCATTTCCGCCTTGAACAACTATTTTTCGCTCGGTCCGGACACCCTGTGGACCGAAGCGCCCACACCCTATGGACCCTTGTGGCTCTGGTTGGAGCACTTCGCGGTTCTCCTGCCGGCCAGCAGCCCCGAGATCGCGCTGATTCCCTTCCGGCTGGCGTGCCTGGCTGGTGTGGTGTTGCTGGCCATCTACATCCCCAAGCTGGCCGCCCGCCACGGTTTCAACCCACACCGGGCCTTGTGGCTGGTGGTTTTGAACCCCGTTGTGCTGATTAACTTTGTTGCCAGCGTCCACAATGATTCGCTCATGCTGGGCCTTGTGGTGGCCGGTCTCTACTACGCCTCATCGAAGCGGGCCATCCTGGGGATCTTGCTCGTGACGGCTTCGATCGCCATTAAACCCATCACCTTGATCGCCTTGCCCTTTGTTGGATTGCTGTGGGCGGGGTCCCAAGCGGGTTGGGTCCGCAAATTTGGGATCTGGGCGGCAACCCTGGGCATCTCTACGGCCGTCATGGGCATCATGGGCGCCATCAATGGTCTGGGCTTTGGCTGGTTGGCGGCCCTGCAGACACCCGGTACGGTGTGGATCTGGTACGCGCCGATTGGCCTGTTCTCGAATATTGTTGGCTTCGTAGTCACACTGTTGGGCGGGGGCGGTGCCTCCGTGACGGATGTGATCCAGGGGATCGGCCAGGTGGCTTCGATTCTTATCGTCATGGTTCTGGCATTTTGGAAGATCAACCTGCCGTCCAGCGCATCCGCAGACGCAGGTTTGACGGCAAATGCCGGGTCAGCCTTCACCAACCCGGAAGCACATGGCGAATCGCAGCGGTACAGCCAGGCAGTGCTGCGGCGCATGACATGGGCTTTTGCAGCAGTTGTTCTCATGGCGCCGATGATTCAGCCCTGGTACATGTTGTGGCTTGTGGCCTTCTTCGCAGTCACAGGGGTAAAGGAGGGATGGCAGCTGCGGACAGTGCTCTATCTGACGGCGTTCTTTACGCTGATTGCACTAACGGATCAGCTCAGCGTATTCCCTTGGATTCCGGTCGTCCTGGTTCGGTCCGTAGCCATTGGCGTTGGCGTCCTGAGCATTTTGTATGTCATGTTCTGGGACAAAAAAACGCGAGGACTCTTTGTCCCCAGCCGCGAACCTGCCCGTTCCACAACCGCCTGA
- a CDS encoding DNA alkylation repair protein, producing the protein MTPSDTDLLLEYVPTGLTNAAFLQALRPALDQVSLTEKAEGMALYMKSSMPYLGVPSPAVRKTVRALAKEHPFANVEELHATVMALWTAAQFREERYAAIMLTDSRLGKGEMGLLPFYGVVIGTGQWWDFVDSVAPRLCELLQMHRDTMDPLLRQWSVHENFWFRRASIIAQLPAKAATDLNLLSGVIGPNLDDKEFFIRKAIGWALRQHGKTDPEWVRSYVQEHAAQLSPLSRREALKHL; encoded by the coding sequence ATGACGCCATCAGACACGGACCTTCTCCTCGAATACGTCCCGACGGGCCTGACCAACGCCGCGTTTCTGCAAGCCCTTCGTCCCGCCTTGGATCAGGTGTCCCTCACTGAGAAAGCCGAGGGGATGGCGCTCTACATGAAATCTTCCATGCCGTATCTGGGGGTCCCCTCCCCCGCGGTCCGCAAAACTGTCAGAGCCCTTGCCAAGGAGCACCCCTTCGCCAACGTCGAGGAGCTGCATGCAACCGTCATGGCGCTGTGGACCGCTGCACAGTTTCGGGAGGAACGGTACGCGGCCATCATGCTCACTGACTCACGCCTCGGCAAAGGCGAGATGGGGCTCTTGCCGTTTTACGGCGTCGTTATTGGGACCGGTCAGTGGTGGGATTTCGTGGATTCGGTGGCGCCTCGCCTGTGCGAACTGCTCCAAATGCATCGGGACACCATGGATCCGCTCTTGCGGCAGTGGAGCGTCCATGAGAACTTTTGGTTCCGCCGGGCCTCGATCATTGCTCAATTGCCGGCCAAGGCAGCCACGGATCTGAACCTGCTCAGCGGGGTGATTGGCCCGAACCTGGATGACAAGGAGTTTTTCATCCGCAAAGCGATCGGCTGGGCTCTGCGCCAACATGGCAAAACCGATCCCGAGTGGGTGCGCTCCTATGTTCAAGAACATGCCGCCCAGCTCAGCCCGCTGTCCCGTCGCGAGGCCCTCAAACACCTCTGA
- a CDS encoding putative protein N(5)-glutamine methyltransferase, with translation MPAVELVAALRSAGCVFAEEEAAILLEAAGTAGILTDMLALRTHGHPLEHIVGWAQFYGLRIAVAPGVFVPRLRSEFLVSEALDALLRMPSNNAGLRILDLCCGSGAIGAALTHRLTHRGHKVELHAADIDPVALECAARNIGPFHGTVHSGDLFAALPHELGSSFHIIVANAPYVPTSAIDFMPQEARVYEPEAALDGGIDGLAVQRRIALEAPAWLRPDGLLLIESSVRQAPKSAAIMGSHGFSTSIATNHDVDGTVVTGRMQ, from the coding sequence ATGCCAGCCGTGGAGCTAGTTGCGGCGTTGCGATCTGCCGGATGTGTCTTTGCGGAAGAGGAAGCCGCGATTCTGTTGGAAGCAGCCGGCACCGCTGGCATCCTCACCGACATGCTGGCCCTGCGAACCCACGGACACCCTTTGGAACACATCGTGGGGTGGGCACAATTTTACGGGTTAAGAATCGCCGTGGCACCGGGAGTCTTTGTGCCCCGGCTGCGCAGCGAGTTCCTCGTGAGTGAGGCCTTGGACGCGTTGCTGCGGATGCCGTCGAATAACGCTGGCCTGCGGATTCTTGATCTTTGCTGCGGGAGCGGGGCTATCGGTGCAGCCCTAACCCACCGCCTGACCCACCGAGGTCACAAGGTGGAACTCCACGCTGCGGACATTGACCCTGTTGCGCTCGAATGTGCCGCCCGGAATATTGGACCGTTCCACGGCACGGTCCACAGCGGGGACTTGTTCGCAGCTCTGCCCCATGAATTGGGATCCAGCTTTCACATCATTGTGGCAAATGCCCCCTATGTACCAACCTCGGCCATCGATTTCATGCCGCAGGAGGCAAGGGTCTACGAGCCTGAAGCTGCCTTGGATGGGGGAATCGACGGTCTCGCCGTGCAACGAAGAATCGCACTGGAGGCCCCCGCATGGCTTCGCCCAGATGGGCTGCTGTTAATCGAAAGCAGTGTCCGGCAGGCCCCCAAAAGCGCAGCCATCATGGGCTCACATGGATTTTCAACGAGTATTGCTACCAACCATGATGTGGACGGCACAGTTGTCACAGGACGAATGCAGTGA
- a CDS encoding universal stress protein codes for MMNPRFGQGAVVVGLLPEQDPAVLKCAVDLAVATGAELVGAYVDPGSYLIEWDPDGNVLGKSLDRALDPDDEAALAVLELGPLLTAATEKHNVTASIRVLGGETALALGRLAEAVNASVIVVGARRPGLLAGVNEVLAGSVVRKLLATQHIPVLAIPRVDAHPPLHG; via the coding sequence ATGATGAATCCTCGTTTTGGCCAAGGTGCAGTGGTGGTGGGCTTGCTGCCCGAGCAAGATCCCGCAGTGTTGAAATGTGCCGTTGACTTGGCTGTGGCCACCGGCGCGGAGCTCGTGGGGGCATATGTTGACCCGGGCAGTTATCTTATTGAGTGGGATCCCGACGGCAACGTTTTAGGGAAATCCCTGGACAGGGCCCTGGATCCCGACGACGAGGCGGCGCTGGCTGTCTTGGAACTTGGGCCGCTACTGACCGCGGCAACGGAAAAGCACAACGTCACCGCGAGCATCCGCGTTCTCGGTGGCGAGACAGCGCTGGCGCTTGGGCGGTTGGCGGAGGCCGTCAATGCCTCGGTTATTGTGGTGGGCGCCCGGCGACCGGGATTGCTGGCCGGCGTCAATGAAGTCCTGGCCGGATCCGTGGTGCGCAAGCTTTTGGCAACCCAGCACATTCCAGTCCTTGCCATACCGCGCGTGGACGCCCACCCGCCGCTACACGGCTGA
- a CDS encoding SRPBCC family protein has translation MSTFTVSRSSVIPAPAAEIYAHVVGFREWINWSPWEGLDPSMQRSYSGPVEGVGATYSWKGNGKAGAGTMEILEAVEPSRIHLRLEFTKPMKAVNPTTFTFEPVGDGTRVTWTMTGENKGLSRVFMLFMNMDKMVGGDFEKGLAQLAELVAKKN, from the coding sequence ATGTCAACATTTACCGTCTCCCGCAGCTCAGTCATCCCGGCCCCAGCAGCTGAAATCTACGCTCACGTTGTCGGTTTCCGTGAGTGGATCAATTGGTCACCATGGGAAGGCCTCGATCCGTCCATGCAGCGCAGCTACTCGGGCCCGGTTGAAGGCGTTGGCGCAACCTATTCGTGGAAGGGAAATGGCAAGGCCGGGGCTGGAACCATGGAAATCCTCGAGGCCGTTGAACCCTCACGGATTCACCTGCGCCTGGAGTTCACCAAGCCCATGAAGGCCGTTAACCCCACAACGTTCACCTTTGAACCGGTGGGCGATGGCACGCGTGTCACGTGGACCATGACGGGAGAAAACAAGGGCCTGAGCCGCGTCTTCATGCTCTTCATGAACATGGACAAGATGGTAGGTGGCGATTTTGAAAAGGGCCTGGCTCAGCTAGCGGAACTCGTGGCCAAGAAAAACTAG